One genomic region from Anguilla rostrata isolate EN2019 chromosome 2, ASM1855537v3, whole genome shotgun sequence encodes:
- the LOC135249273 gene encoding meteorin-like protein isoform X1 — protein sequence MFGFVLMCCPLQFRPHVFDSCCKTPIFFSQNHFCDLFEVQLGSMSCWEIHLYPSLNLLSEVTSGLTHEAHARDVEQVYLRCSQGSLEWLYPTGAIIVNLRPNTAAQAAGPLSVCVKPAADSRGANVYLEKGGRLRLLLREQDQAPGRLHCFGLQEGALFIEAVARRDISRKITAFQYELFSGRQRPELHSLTAPCQPCNDAEVLLAVCTSDFAGHGSIQGVEEEAGQSAVAVRLSQLYRQKSKVFSSAGGRARRWVGRVKTPLQCGVRPGEGEFLFTGTVHFGEAWLGCAPRYKDFLKLYQEAVAQGTNPCHIDTE from the exons ATGTTTGGCTTTGTGCTTATGTGCTGTCCTCTTCAATTCAGACCACATGTTTTTGATAGCTGTTGCAAGACACCgattttcttttcacagaacCATTTCTGTGATCTTTTTGAGGTACAATTGGGATCAATGTCTTGTTGGGAGATCCATCTGTATCCAAGTCTGAACCTGCTATCAGAGGTAACCAG CGGGCTGACGCACGAGGCTCACGCGCGGGACGTGGAGCAGGTGTACCTGCGCTGCTCCCAGGGCTCGCTGGAGTGGCTGTACCCCACGGGCGCCATCATCGTCAACCTGCGGCCCAACACGGCCGCCCAGGCCGCCGGGCCGCTCAGCGTCTGCGTCAAGCCCGCGGCGGACTCGCGCGGCGCCAACGTCTACCTGGAGAAGGGCGGCCGGCTCCGGCTGCTGCTGCGCGAGCAGGACCAGGCGCCGGGCCGCCTGCACTGCTTCGgcctccaggagggggcgctgttcatCGAGGCCGTCGCCCGCCGCGACATCAGCCGCAAGATCACCGCCTTCCAGTACGAGCTGTTCAGCGGCAGGCAGAGGCCCGAGCTGCACTCCCTGACGG ctCCCTGTCAGCCTTGCAATGATGCAGAGGTACTTCTCGCTGTGTGCACCAGTGATTTTG ctgGGCATGGCAGTATccagggggtggaggaggaggcggggcagtCGGCGGTTGCCGTGAGGTTGAGCCAGCTGTACAGGCAGAAGAGCAAGGTGTTCAGctcggcgggggggcgggccaGGCGATGGGTGGGGCGAGTGAAGACGCCCCTCCAGTGCGGCGTGAGGCCTGGGGAGGGCGAGTTCCTCTTTACCGGGACGGTACATTTTGGGGAGGCATGGCTGGGGTGCGCCCCGCGGTACAAGGACTTCCTGAAGCTGTACCAGGAGGCCGTGGCGCAGGGAACCAACCCCTGTCACATAGACACAGAATGA
- the LOC135249273 gene encoding meteorin-like protein isoform X3, which yields MLSPFLAYFVAVLLLCRVASSQYSSDQCSWRGSGLTHEAHARDVEQVYLRCSQGSLEWLYPTGAIIVNLRPNTAAQAAGPLSVCVKPAADSRGANVYLEKGGRLRLLLREQDQAPGRLHCFGLQEGALFIEAVARRDISRKITAFQYELFSGRQRPELHSLTAPCQPCNDAEVLLAVCTSDFAGHGSIQGVEEEAGQSAVAVRLSQLYRQKSKVFSSAGGRARRWVGRVKTPLQCGVRPGEGEFLFTGTVHFGEAWLGCAPRYKDFLKLYQEAVAQGTNPCHIDTE from the exons ATGCTGTCACCGTTTTTAGCTTACTTTGTGgcggtgctgctgctgtgccgGGTAGCGTCCTCGCAGTACTCGAGCGACCAGTGCAGTTGGAGGGGAAG CGGGCTGACGCACGAGGCTCACGCGCGGGACGTGGAGCAGGTGTACCTGCGCTGCTCCCAGGGCTCGCTGGAGTGGCTGTACCCCACGGGCGCCATCATCGTCAACCTGCGGCCCAACACGGCCGCCCAGGCCGCCGGGCCGCTCAGCGTCTGCGTCAAGCCCGCGGCGGACTCGCGCGGCGCCAACGTCTACCTGGAGAAGGGCGGCCGGCTCCGGCTGCTGCTGCGCGAGCAGGACCAGGCGCCGGGCCGCCTGCACTGCTTCGgcctccaggagggggcgctgttcatCGAGGCCGTCGCCCGCCGCGACATCAGCCGCAAGATCACCGCCTTCCAGTACGAGCTGTTCAGCGGCAGGCAGAGGCCCGAGCTGCACTCCCTGACGG ctCCCTGTCAGCCTTGCAATGATGCAGAGGTACTTCTCGCTGTGTGCACCAGTGATTTTG ctgGGCATGGCAGTATccagggggtggaggaggaggcggggcagtCGGCGGTTGCCGTGAGGTTGAGCCAGCTGTACAGGCAGAAGAGCAAGGTGTTCAGctcggcgggggggcgggccaGGCGATGGGTGGGGCGAGTGAAGACGCCCCTCCAGTGCGGCGTGAGGCCTGGGGAGGGCGAGTTCCTCTTTACCGGGACGGTACATTTTGGGGAGGCATGGCTGGGGTGCGCCCCGCGGTACAAGGACTTCCTGAAGCTGTACCAGGAGGCCGTGGCGCAGGGAACCAACCCCTGTCACATAGACACAGAATGA
- the LOC135249273 gene encoding meteorin-like protein isoform X2, whose product MVKILRNFKKKREKNESLPKRMDLELMRIIYGDLDKSVCKMATYEVIKVAAGSSNFIGLTHEAHARDVEQVYLRCSQGSLEWLYPTGAIIVNLRPNTAAQAAGPLSVCVKPAADSRGANVYLEKGGRLRLLLREQDQAPGRLHCFGLQEGALFIEAVARRDISRKITAFQYELFSGRQRPELHSLTAPCQPCNDAEVLLAVCTSDFAGHGSIQGVEEEAGQSAVAVRLSQLYRQKSKVFSSAGGRARRWVGRVKTPLQCGVRPGEGEFLFTGTVHFGEAWLGCAPRYKDFLKLYQEAVAQGTNPCHIDTE is encoded by the exons ATGGTAAAAATTctaagaaattttaaaaagaaaagggaaaaaaatgaatcgcTTCCAAAGAGAATGGACTTGGAATTAATGCGCATCATATACGgcgatctggataagagcgtctgcaaaATGGCCACATATGAAGTAATCAAGGTTGCAGCTGGATCCTCGAATTTCAT CGGGCTGACGCACGAGGCTCACGCGCGGGACGTGGAGCAGGTGTACCTGCGCTGCTCCCAGGGCTCGCTGGAGTGGCTGTACCCCACGGGCGCCATCATCGTCAACCTGCGGCCCAACACGGCCGCCCAGGCCGCCGGGCCGCTCAGCGTCTGCGTCAAGCCCGCGGCGGACTCGCGCGGCGCCAACGTCTACCTGGAGAAGGGCGGCCGGCTCCGGCTGCTGCTGCGCGAGCAGGACCAGGCGCCGGGCCGCCTGCACTGCTTCGgcctccaggagggggcgctgttcatCGAGGCCGTCGCCCGCCGCGACATCAGCCGCAAGATCACCGCCTTCCAGTACGAGCTGTTCAGCGGCAGGCAGAGGCCCGAGCTGCACTCCCTGACGG ctCCCTGTCAGCCTTGCAATGATGCAGAGGTACTTCTCGCTGTGTGCACCAGTGATTTTG ctgGGCATGGCAGTATccagggggtggaggaggaggcggggcagtCGGCGGTTGCCGTGAGGTTGAGCCAGCTGTACAGGCAGAAGAGCAAGGTGTTCAGctcggcgggggggcgggccaGGCGATGGGTGGGGCGAGTGAAGACGCCCCTCCAGTGCGGCGTGAGGCCTGGGGAGGGCGAGTTCCTCTTTACCGGGACGGTACATTTTGGGGAGGCATGGCTGGGGTGCGCCCCGCGGTACAAGGACTTCCTGAAGCTGTACCAGGAGGCCGTGGCGCAGGGAACCAACCCCTGTCACATAGACACAGAATGA
- the LOC135249273 gene encoding meteorin-like protein isoform X4, translated as MGCTSEQSPVIGKPASDGVSVQFRLGGRLLFGSGLTHEAHARDVEQVYLRCSQGSLEWLYPTGAIIVNLRPNTAAQAAGPLSVCVKPAADSRGANVYLEKGGRLRLLLREQDQAPGRLHCFGLQEGALFIEAVARRDISRKITAFQYELFSGRQRPELHSLTAPCQPCNDAEVLLAVCTSDFAGHGSIQGVEEEAGQSAVAVRLSQLYRQKSKVFSSAGGRARRWVGRVKTPLQCGVRPGEGEFLFTGTVHFGEAWLGCAPRYKDFLKLYQEAVAQGTNPCHIDTE; from the exons ATGGGTTGCACCTCGGAACAGTCACCAGTGATAGGCAAACCTGCGAGCGACGGGGTTTCTGTTCAGTTTCGTTTGGGGGGACGTCTTCTGTTTGGCAG CGGGCTGACGCACGAGGCTCACGCGCGGGACGTGGAGCAGGTGTACCTGCGCTGCTCCCAGGGCTCGCTGGAGTGGCTGTACCCCACGGGCGCCATCATCGTCAACCTGCGGCCCAACACGGCCGCCCAGGCCGCCGGGCCGCTCAGCGTCTGCGTCAAGCCCGCGGCGGACTCGCGCGGCGCCAACGTCTACCTGGAGAAGGGCGGCCGGCTCCGGCTGCTGCTGCGCGAGCAGGACCAGGCGCCGGGCCGCCTGCACTGCTTCGgcctccaggagggggcgctgttcatCGAGGCCGTCGCCCGCCGCGACATCAGCCGCAAGATCACCGCCTTCCAGTACGAGCTGTTCAGCGGCAGGCAGAGGCCCGAGCTGCACTCCCTGACGG ctCCCTGTCAGCCTTGCAATGATGCAGAGGTACTTCTCGCTGTGTGCACCAGTGATTTTG ctgGGCATGGCAGTATccagggggtggaggaggaggcggggcagtCGGCGGTTGCCGTGAGGTTGAGCCAGCTGTACAGGCAGAAGAGCAAGGTGTTCAGctcggcgggggggcgggccaGGCGATGGGTGGGGCGAGTGAAGACGCCCCTCCAGTGCGGCGTGAGGCCTGGGGAGGGCGAGTTCCTCTTTACCGGGACGGTACATTTTGGGGAGGCATGGCTGGGGTGCGCCCCGCGGTACAAGGACTTCCTGAAGCTGTACCAGGAGGCCGTGGCGCAGGGAACCAACCCCTGTCACATAGACACAGAATGA